A genomic region of Leptolyngbya sp. NIES-2104 contains the following coding sequences:
- a CDS encoding response regulator transcription factor: MTKPIRVLVADDHPIVREGIVSLITDQPDMIVVAEAEDGQSAIELFSQHQPDVTLMDLRMPNVSGSEAIARIRRDAPSARIIILTTYDGDEDIYRGLQAGAMSYLLKDVPRQELIGTIRTVYAGRKQISGVVAEKLIGRMESETISDRECEVLRLIAAGKNNREISQALKISEGTVKSHINSILHKFEVDDRTHAVVLALKRGIIGL, from the coding sequence ATGACTAAGCCAATTCGCGTTCTCGTGGCGGATGATCATCCGATCGTGCGCGAAGGCATTGTCAGCTTGATTACCGATCAGCCCGACATGATTGTGGTAGCTGAAGCAGAAGACGGACAAAGCGCGATCGAGCTATTTTCTCAACATCAGCCCGATGTGACTTTGATGGATCTGCGAATGCCGAACGTTTCTGGCAGTGAAGCGATCGCCCGGATTCGTCGGGATGCTCCCAGTGCCCGAATCATCATTCTTACGACCTACGACGGCGACGAAGACATCTATCGCGGCTTGCAAGCGGGAGCGATGTCCTACTTGCTGAAAGATGTGCCGCGCCAAGAATTGATTGGCACGATTCGCACAGTTTATGCCGGACGCAAGCAGATTTCTGGAGTGGTGGCAGAAAAACTGATCGGGCGGATGGAGAGTGAGACGATTAGCGATCGAGAATGCGAGGTGCTTCGCCTCATTGCAGCAGGTAAAAACAATCGCGAAATCAGTCAAGCGCTAAAAATCAGTGAAGGAACCGTAAAATCGCATATCAATAGTATTTTGCACAAGTTTGAAGTAGACGATCGGACTCATGCAGTCGTGCTAGCTCTGAAACGCGGCATTATTGGTCTCTGA
- a CDS encoding GMC family oxidoreductase, producing MPEYDYIIVGGGSAGATIAARLSEDASVSVLLLEAGQNWRSQDASPELRGYNFFKMLTQEGYYWESLQGTLTTQKQPEPYMVGKGLGGGSSINGQIWMRPPMDDYDHWVSLGCSGWSADEMLPYLNKSEADELDRPYHGNAGTIPVWRPQAQDWGYVDRAFQETAIAFGHTESNADLDLNAPGATGLSRIPLNVRQGQRVTTNDAYLEPVRDRANLTILGGALVDKVLFKGQQAIGVKAIINNEQRAFRGSQIVLCAGSIYSPAILMRSGIGAANQLKALDISVLVDLPGVGANLKDHPMLSVVFPLKEQYRMPNSDSLLSSFYLQWSSGIEGGRANDLVMFPMNLMGATSDAVRTGGIVLDLFDIFSVGKVELTSLDPAKDPSIWVGMLNDRRDLVRLKAGVRHLFEMVQSQAILELAASDPQFAPRMQSGRPIADFADDATLEAAMLEYCAQFFHPAGTCRMGSPSDSMTVVDPKGQVIGTENLFVADASIMPDIVRANTNVTAVLIAEVMADQLKLRFSSSKQSATTLIY from the coding sequence ATGCCGGAGTATGACTACATCATTGTTGGGGGTGGTTCTGCTGGAGCCACGATCGCTGCTCGGCTTTCCGAAGATGCGAGTGTCTCGGTCTTATTGCTGGAAGCGGGACAAAACTGGCGGAGTCAGGATGCTTCCCCAGAGTTGCGAGGGTACAACTTCTTTAAGATGCTGACTCAGGAGGGCTACTACTGGGAAAGTTTGCAGGGGACGCTGACGACTCAGAAACAACCAGAACCTTACATGGTCGGCAAAGGATTAGGGGGTGGCTCCTCGATTAATGGTCAAATTTGGATGCGCCCACCGATGGATGATTATGATCATTGGGTGTCGCTCGGTTGTTCGGGATGGTCAGCAGATGAAATGCTGCCGTATCTGAATAAAAGCGAAGCGGATGAATTGGATCGTCCCTATCATGGCAATGCAGGTACAATTCCAGTGTGGCGACCGCAAGCACAGGATTGGGGATACGTCGATCGCGCTTTTCAAGAGACCGCGATCGCATTCGGACACACAGAATCAAATGCAGATTTAGACTTAAATGCTCCCGGTGCAACAGGCTTATCGAGGATTCCTCTGAATGTGCGTCAGGGTCAGCGCGTGACGACGAATGATGCCTACCTCGAACCAGTGCGCGATCGTGCAAATCTAACCATTCTCGGCGGAGCTTTAGTCGATAAAGTGCTGTTTAAAGGTCAGCAAGCGATCGGGGTCAAGGCGATCATTAACAATGAACAACGAGCGTTTCGTGGGAGTCAAATTGTACTGTGTGCGGGAAGCATCTACTCGCCTGCAATTTTAATGCGATCGGGAATTGGAGCCGCGAATCAACTCAAAGCATTAGATATCAGCGTCTTAGTCGATTTACCTGGTGTTGGTGCGAACCTAAAAGACCATCCCATGCTGTCCGTTGTTTTTCCACTCAAAGAACAGTATCGAATGCCGAATTCAGATAGCTTACTATCAAGTTTTTACTTGCAATGGAGTTCAGGCATTGAAGGGGGACGGGCGAATGATTTGGTCATGTTCCCGATGAATTTAATGGGTGCAACTTCGGACGCGGTTCGGACGGGTGGAATCGTGCTGGATTTGTTTGATATATTTTCGGTCGGTAAAGTTGAGCTAACGAGTCTTGATCCAGCCAAAGATCCTTCAATCTGGGTAGGAATGTTAAACGATCGACGCGATTTGGTGCGTCTAAAAGCGGGAGTGCGACATTTATTTGAGATGGTTCAAAGTCAAGCGATTTTAGAATTAGCTGCCTCTGACCCTCAGTTTGCTCCTCGGATGCAGTCGGGTCGCCCGATCGCTGATTTTGCAGACGATGCCACTTTAGAAGCTGCAATGCTAGAGTACTGCGCTCAATTCTTTCATCCAGCGGGAACCTGTCGTATGGGATCACCTTCTGACTCAATGACCGTCGTTGATCCAAAGGGTCAAGTGATTGGAACTGAGAATCTATTTGTTGCGGATGCCTCGATCATGCCAGATATTGTTCGAGCCAACACGAACGTCACAGCAGTTTTGATTGCAGAAGTCATGGCGGATCAACTTAAACTGCGCTTTTCTAGCTCAAAGCAGAGTGCAACAACGCTCATTTACTAA
- a CDS encoding iron uptake porin: protein MSCLNRSQVNAIPASLSILLFSLIIVEIKTSSASEAIAGDSFTQVTGVDQLSDVQSTDWAFQALRSLIDRYGCLSGSPNQTFRGNRALTRYEFAAGLNSCLNRINELVTASTSNIVSQEDLATLQRLQAEYSKELTVLRGRVDQLEARTATLEKQQFSTTTKLTGQVVLAANAGGFRGERILDPTGRVITNTNPNPTVFYRAALDFDTSFSGQDLLKLRLDSLSARGREQTAGFLEPNFGSTLEYTVRGTPNQRLGVSRLYYAFNPVQDLKVTVGSAIVSTDFVDRNRYANKITDFSTLAFVNNDLLFPINAPSVGAALDWSPAQSPFKLRAVYLAADAANPDREGQVSEIAPFAQLLVPRLTGRRGLFGAPYQGTIELEYAPSQAFSVRLQYSGGKLSEQRFDVFGVNVELALSQQVGLFGRYGYSNYDGTSFGNIQPNYWMAGIAFQDLLIPKSIAGLAVGQPFIENAVGDATQTNIEAFYNLPLNDNISLTPLIQIITHPGNQDSNGTIVTGTLRTVFSF from the coding sequence ATGTCCTGCTTAAACCGTTCTCAAGTCAATGCTATCCCTGCAAGCCTCTCGATTTTACTATTTTCTCTAATTATTGTAGAAATTAAGACTAGCTCTGCTTCTGAAGCAATTGCTGGGGACTCGTTCACCCAAGTGACAGGTGTCGATCAGCTTTCGGATGTGCAATCTACTGATTGGGCATTTCAGGCGCTACGATCGCTCATCGATCGATACGGCTGTCTTTCAGGCTCCCCAAATCAAACCTTTCGTGGCAATCGTGCGCTCACTCGTTACGAATTTGCAGCGGGATTAAATTCTTGCCTAAACCGCATCAATGAGCTTGTTACCGCAAGTACGAGTAACATTGTGAGTCAAGAAGATTTAGCCACATTACAACGGCTACAAGCTGAGTACAGCAAAGAATTAACGGTCTTGCGCGGTCGTGTTGATCAGTTAGAAGCCCGCACAGCAACCTTAGAAAAACAGCAGTTTTCGACTACCACAAAACTGACCGGGCAAGTTGTTCTTGCAGCAAATGCAGGTGGCTTTAGGGGTGAACGTATTCTTGATCCGACAGGCAGAGTTATCACGAATACCAACCCGAATCCAACGGTCTTTTATCGTGCAGCACTCGATTTCGATACCAGTTTTAGCGGTCAAGACTTGCTGAAATTGCGGTTAGATAGTCTCAGCGCTCGTGGTCGAGAACAGACCGCAGGTTTTTTAGAACCCAACTTTGGCAGCACTTTGGAGTATACGGTGCGAGGCACACCTAATCAGCGATTGGGCGTTTCGCGGCTCTACTACGCCTTCAATCCAGTGCAAGATTTGAAAGTGACGGTTGGTTCTGCGATCGTCAGCACTGATTTTGTCGATCGCAATCGCTATGCCAATAAAATCACAGATTTTTCCACTCTGGCATTTGTGAATAACGATTTGCTGTTTCCGATTAATGCTCCATCAGTGGGAGCCGCTTTAGATTGGAGTCCGGCTCAAAGTCCATTCAAGTTACGAGCCGTTTATTTAGCGGCTGACGCTGCGAACCCAGATCGAGAAGGACAGGTGAGCGAGATCGCGCCTTTCGCTCAACTGCTAGTTCCCAGGCTTACAGGTCGTCGTGGTCTATTCGGTGCGCCGTATCAAGGAACTATTGAACTTGAATATGCACCCTCACAGGCTTTCTCAGTGCGATTGCAGTATAGCGGCGGAAAACTATCCGAACAGCGCTTTGATGTGTTTGGGGTCAACGTTGAATTAGCACTCTCACAACAGGTTGGGCTATTCGGTCGATATGGCTACAGTAACTATGACGGTACAAGCTTCGGAAACATTCAACCGAACTACTGGATGGCAGGAATTGCTTTTCAAGATCTGTTGATTCCGAAATCGATCGCAGGTCTTGCAGTGGGGCAACCCTTTATCGAAAATGCCGTTGGTGATGCCACTCAAACCAATATTGAAGCCTTTTATAACCTTCCCTTAAACGACAACATTAGCCTCACACCATTGATTCAAATCATTACTCATCCGGGTAATCAAGACAGCAACGGCACGATCGTCACTGGAACACTACGCACTGTATTTTCATTTTGA
- a CDS encoding flavodoxin domain-containing protein, translated as MYFHFDSRSKRMADTYILIVFHSLQGHTQRVAEIVAEGARSIQSTKVVMKSVDEVDRTDFKDCDALIMGSPVHQRSMSWEMKRFVDLVCEPSWFFDDMVGRVGGVFTTGGGHGDCGAGCELAQLSMLGNLASLGMVLVTLPKTTPGFNAAGMHWGAHVRTGGRQMEPATPQQLDPEALEAAFHHGANIARVAVNLRNVQLMAQGNVVPAQPEREQRTQMQGIIPQGVPR; from the coding sequence CTGTATTTTCATTTTGATAGTAGGAGCAAGCGAATGGCTGATACTTATATCCTGATTGTGTTTCACTCCTTGCAAGGACATACTCAGCGCGTGGCTGAAATTGTGGCAGAGGGAGCGCGATCAATTCAATCAACAAAAGTTGTGATGAAGTCGGTGGATGAAGTCGATCGAACGGACTTCAAAGATTGCGATGCCTTGATTATGGGGTCTCCAGTGCATCAGCGATCAATGAGTTGGGAAATGAAGCGATTTGTCGATCTCGTGTGTGAACCTAGCTGGTTTTTTGATGATATGGTCGGTCGCGTGGGCGGCGTATTTACTACCGGGGGCGGACATGGCGACTGTGGAGCAGGCTGCGAACTTGCACAATTAAGTATGTTGGGAAATCTCGCATCTCTTGGCATGGTGCTTGTGACCCTTCCTAAAACCACTCCCGGTTTCAATGCCGCCGGAATGCACTGGGGAGCACACGTTCGCACAGGTGGCAGACAAATGGAGCCTGCGACACCCCAACAACTCGATCCAGAAGCATTAGAAGCCGCTTTTCATCACGGTGCAAACATTGCGCGAGTTGCGGTGAACTTGCGAAACGTTCAATTGATGGCTCAAGGCAATGTTGTCCCCGCACAGCCTGAACGAGAGCAGCGAACTCAGATGCAGGGCATCATCCCGCAGGGCGTTCCTCGGTAA
- a CDS encoding SDR family NAD(P)-dependent oxidoreductase, whose product MDLKLAGKRALVTGASSGTGAIIAKTLAQEGAFVIVHGRNLERTEAVTSEIRAAGGKAETVLGDLSTQDSTDHIAQSALQAFGGIDILINNAALIGHYETWEDVGADDWAQMYDGVVLVIVRLVSALRSHLETQGWGRIINIASAQSLQPFAMMPDYAAAKCAVLNLTKSLSKRFDRTGVTVNVVSPGIIVTEQIRQRLTEAAEKEGRTTEWSAIEQHVLTTELDNPTGRLAQPEDVANVVTFLSSPLADYINGTNVRVDGGSILTI is encoded by the coding sequence ATGGATTTGAAGTTGGCAGGGAAACGCGCTCTAGTCACTGGGGCAAGCAGTGGAACTGGAGCCATCATTGCAAAGACGTTGGCACAGGAAGGTGCTTTCGTCATCGTGCATGGACGGAATCTGGAGCGAACTGAGGCTGTGACTTCAGAGATTCGCGCCGCAGGTGGCAAGGCAGAAACAGTCCTGGGAGATCTTAGCACTCAAGATTCGACAGATCACATTGCTCAATCTGCCCTTCAAGCGTTTGGTGGAATTGATATTCTGATTAACAATGCGGCTCTGATTGGGCATTACGAAACCTGGGAGGATGTAGGAGCAGACGATTGGGCACAGATGTATGACGGCGTTGTGCTGGTGATTGTTCGCCTAGTAAGTGCATTGCGATCGCACTTAGAAACCCAAGGTTGGGGACGCATCATCAATATTGCTAGCGCCCAATCCCTGCAACCCTTCGCGATGATGCCCGATTATGCAGCAGCGAAATGTGCAGTTTTGAACTTAACCAAAAGCTTATCGAAACGCTTCGATCGTACTGGAGTCACGGTGAATGTCGTTAGTCCCGGCATCATTGTCACCGAGCAAATTCGCCAGCGATTAACTGAGGCAGCAGAGAAAGAAGGGCGTACTACTGAGTGGAGCGCGATCGAACAACACGTCTTAACCACCGAACTCGATAATCCTACAGGTCGGCTTGCTCAACCTGAAGACGTTGCTAATGTTGTAACTTTTCTAAGTAGTCCTCTAGCTGATTACATCAATGGAACCAATGTGCGCGTTGATGGTGGCAGCATTCTTACGATCTAG
- a CDS encoding VOC family protein has protein sequence MLRLHHFGITAHSLEETIQWYSKNLGFTYDYTYEVEALKMKAAFMSLGEFRLEIFEVENAEPMPTYRNEVATNIQVRGLNHIALAVEDIETTVHTLKQQGIEFVTDLAEIPNSQGERYTFFKDNNGVLIELFQPNPSNDKGVT, from the coding sequence ATGTTACGACTTCATCACTTTGGAATCACAGCACATAGCTTAGAGGAGACGATTCAGTGGTACAGCAAAAATTTAGGGTTCACCTATGACTATACCTATGAGGTTGAAGCCTTGAAGATGAAAGCTGCATTTATGAGCTTGGGAGAGTTTCGACTTGAAATCTTTGAAGTTGAAAATGCTGAGCCGATGCCTACCTATCGAAATGAAGTTGCAACCAATATTCAAGTTCGAGGCTTAAATCATATTGCTTTAGCGGTAGAAGATATCGAAACCACAGTTCACACGCTCAAGCAGCAAGGAATTGAGTTTGTGACTGACCTTGCCGAGATTCCCAATTCTCAGGGGGAACGCTACACCTTTTTCAAAGACAACAATGGAGTTTTGATCGAATTATTTCAACCCAATCCCAGTAATGACAAAGGAGTAACCTGA